A region from the Helcococcus ovis genome encodes:
- the queA gene encoding tRNA preQ1(34) S-adenosylmethionine ribosyltransferase-isomerase QueA: MDTKDFDYELDHSFIAQHPEDKRSESKLMILDRKNETIEHKRFYDIIDYLNEGDVLVVNNSKVIPARLFGHRKDKKEALEVFLLTNIEEKKWECLVKPGRKFKIGSEIIFDEKLKAEVIDITEEGHRILEMKYDGIFNEILNEIGNVPLPPYITERLEDKSKYQTVYAKHDGSVAAPTAGLHFTTQLLQQIKDKGIKLAYLTLHVGLGTFKPVTDDKIEEHKMHSEYYILDKENAETINEAKNKGNRVIAVGTTSVRTLESISRKYGKVQADSDWTDIFIYPGFNFKTVDAMITNFHLPKSTLIMLISSFYNRERILEAYEEAKRNNYRFFSFGDAMLIK; this comes from the coding sequence ATGGATACAAAAGATTTTGATTACGAATTAGATCATTCTTTTATTGCTCAACATCCTGAGGATAAAAGATCTGAATCTAAACTTATGATATTAGATAGAAAAAATGAAACAATTGAACATAAGAGATTTTATGATATTATTGACTACTTAAATGAAGGAGATGTTTTGGTAGTTAATAATTCTAAGGTTATTCCTGCTAGATTATTTGGACATAGAAAGGATAAAAAAGAAGCTTTAGAAGTATTTTTATTAACTAATATTGAAGAAAAAAAATGGGAATGTTTAGTAAAACCCGGAAGAAAATTTAAAATTGGTAGTGAAATTATTTTTGATGAAAAATTAAAAGCAGAAGTTATCGATATTACTGAAGAAGGTCATAGAATTTTAGAAATGAAATATGATGGTATATTTAATGAAATATTAAATGAGATTGGAAATGTTCCACTGCCACCATACATTACAGAAAGATTAGAAGATAAATCCAAATATCAAACAGTGTATGCGAAACATGATGGATCAGTCGCTGCACCAACTGCCGGATTACATTTTACAACACAACTGCTTCAACAAATTAAAGATAAGGGGATTAAATTAGCTTATTTAACATTACATGTTGGCTTGGGTACATTTAAGCCTGTTACTGATGATAAAATTGAAGAACATAAAATGCATAGTGAATATTATATTTTAGACAAAGAAAATGCAGAAACAATTAATGAAGCAAAAAATAAAGGGAATAGAGTTATTGCGGTAGGTACAACATCGGTTCGTACCTTAGAATCAATATCTAGAAAATATGGAAAAGTTCAGGCTGATAGTGATTGGACAGATATCTTTATTTATCCTGGATTTAATTTTAAGACTGTAGATGCTATGATTACTAATTTTCATTTACCAAAATCTACATTGATAATGTTAATTAGTTCATTTTATAATAGAGAAAGAATATTAGAAGCATATGAAGAAGCTAAAAGAAATAATTATAGATTCTTTAGTTTTGGGGATGCAATGTTAATAAAGTAG
- a CDS encoding GNAT family N-acetyltransferase, whose protein sequence is MNIELIEANEKLIEISCFLIKQFWKEHNGVFLDNIEIEADYKNWTDNGHKLFLVKVEENYIGFVHLGNRGAKIDWLEDIFIIKEYQNNGIGSKVIKKLEKYVKEYSQSLYIEVAARNLSAMRLYNKLGYDCLNTITIRKDFNEDDFDIIKAEKIDGYNFNIKRYKN, encoded by the coding sequence ATGAACATAGAATTAATTGAAGCAAACGAAAAATTAATAGAAATATCATGTTTTCTTATAAAACAATTTTGGAAAGAGCATAATGGTGTTTTCCTTGATAATATAGAAATAGAGGCTGATTATAAAAATTGGACTGATAATGGTCACAAATTATTTTTAGTAAAAGTTGAAGAAAATTATATTGGATTTGTGCATCTTGGAAATAGAGGAGCTAAAATTGATTGGTTAGAAGATATTTTTATAATTAAAGAATATCAAAATAATGGAATTGGAAGTAAAGTAATTAAGAAATTAGAAAAATATGTTAAAGAATATTCACAATCTTTATATATAGAGGTTGCAGCAAGAAATTTAAGTGCAATGAGATTATACAATAAATTAGGATATGATTGCTTAAATACTATCACAATTAGAAAAGATTTTAATGAAGATGATTTTGATATTATTAAAGCGGAAAAAATTGATGGATACAATTTTAATATTAAGAGGTATAAAAATTGA
- a CDS encoding histidine phosphatase family protein — protein sequence MQIIFVRHGESEANKLNKNEYTICTGQFDTPLSELGIKQVSKLIDNEIFKGFDKLYSSDLIRAYDTALAITSSENIIVDKRLRERSLGAFEGQLVKELKIHPEYSKYFYDEELKHFAHSFVVKAPGGENYADVENRVRLFWEEIKDKNYNKIVIVAHLYTIRVFLKILLNLSEQECINYKINNAETLIVNI from the coding sequence ATGCAAATAATTTTTGTTAGACATGGCGAAAGTGAAGCAAATAAATTAAATAAAAATGAATATACCATATGTACAGGACAATTTGATACACCACTTAGTGAACTTGGAATTAAGCAAGTGTCAAAACTAATAGATAATGAAATTTTTAAGGGATTTGATAAACTATATTCATCAGACTTGATTCGTGCTTATGATACAGCATTAGCTATCACATCATCAGAAAATATTATTGTTGATAAAAGGCTTAGAGAAAGATCTTTAGGAGCTTTTGAGGGGCAATTAGTTAAAGAATTGAAAATACATCCTGAATATTCAAAATATTTTTATGATGAAGAATTAAAACATTTTGCTCATAGTTTTGTAGTCAAAGCACCTGGTGGAGAAAATTATGCCGATGTTGAAAATAGGGTTAGATTATTTTGGGAAGAAATTAAAGATAAGAATTACAATAAAATCGTTATTGTTGCACATTTATATACGATCAGAGTTTTTCTGAAGATATTATTAAATCTTTCAGAACAGGAGTGTATAAATTATAAAATTAATAATGCTGAGACTTTAATAGTAAATATTTAA
- the tgt gene encoding tRNA guanosine(34) transglycosylase Tgt — translation MAIKYELEKKSSQCEARAGVIHTPHGDIKTPVFMPVGTKATVKAMTPEELEDLGAQIILGNTYHLFLRPGDDLVKKAGGLHKFMNWNKPILTDSGGFQVFSLGHINKITEEGVVFQSHIDGSKQMITPEKSIEIQQNLGSDIMMAFDECVYPTATKEYVAQSLEMTLRWLDRCIETHTNKNQALFGIVQGGLFKDLRKKSAEETIKRNCQGFAVGGLSVGETKEEMIDILRFTTPLLPEDKPRYNMGVGTPDYLFESVEAGIDMADCVLPTRIARNGAAMTSHGKVTIKNAKYREDFTPLDPECDCYTCKNYTKAYIRHLVNVNEILGARLLSYHNLYFLTHLMENIRESILEDRFLEYKEEFYKKYGYTKED, via the coding sequence ATGGCAATAAAATATGAATTAGAGAAAAAATCTTCACAGTGTGAAGCTAGAGCGGGAGTTATACATACGCCGCATGGAGATATTAAAACTCCGGTATTTATGCCTGTTGGGACAAAAGCAACAGTGAAAGCAATGACTCCGGAGGAATTAGAGGATTTAGGTGCACAAATTATATTAGGTAATACTTATCACTTATTTTTAAGACCAGGTGATGATTTGGTAAAAAAAGCAGGTGGATTGCATAAATTTATGAATTGGAATAAACCTATTTTAACGGATAGTGGTGGATTTCAGGTATTCAGTTTAGGGCACATTAATAAAATTACTGAGGAAGGTGTAGTATTTCAATCTCATATTGATGGATCTAAACAAATGATTACTCCAGAAAAATCAATTGAAATTCAACAAAATCTTGGTTCAGATATTATGATGGCTTTTGATGAATGTGTATATCCAACAGCTACTAAAGAGTATGTAGCACAATCATTAGAAATGACCTTAAGATGGCTGGATAGATGTATAGAAACTCATACAAATAAAAATCAAGCATTATTTGGAATTGTACAGGGGGGATTGTTTAAGGATTTAAGAAAAAAATCTGCTGAGGAAACAATTAAAAGAAATTGTCAAGGATTTGCGGTAGGTGGATTAAGTGTTGGAGAAACAAAAGAAGAAATGATAGATATTCTTAGATTTACAACGCCGTTATTACCGGAAGATAAACCAAGATATAATATGGGTGTAGGCACGCCGGATTATTTATTTGAATCAGTCGAAGCCGGTATTGATATGGCTGATTGTGTACTTCCTACAAGAATTGCAAGAAATGGTGCAGCAATGACTTCTCATGGAAAAGTTACTATAAAAAATGCAAAATATAGAGAAGATTTTACACCACTAGATCCGGAGTGTGATTGTTATACATGCAAAAATTATACAAAAGCATATATTAGACACTTAGTAAATGTTAATGAAATTTTAGGAGCTAGATTATTATCATATCATAATTTGTATTTTCTTACACATTTAATGGAAAATATAAGAGAATCAATTTTAGAGGATAGATTTTTAGAATATAAAGAAGAATTTTATAAAAAATATGGATATACTAAGGAGGATTAG
- the ruvC gene encoding crossover junction endodeoxyribonuclease RuvC, protein MIILGIDPGIAIVGYGIIKKDGNTISMLEYGSIQTDANIKTQDRLEIIFNELNAIIKQYKPTEVVYEKLFHEKNTKTFINVSQARGVEILAAKVNNLEIYEYTPLQIKTALTGYGRAVKKQVQESVKRILNLKDIPKPDDAADALAIAICHSFSGKLKDLYKME, encoded by the coding sequence ATGATTATTTTAGGTATAGATCCCGGTATTGCAATTGTTGGCTATGGAATAATAAAAAAAGATGGAAATACGATTAGTATGTTAGAATATGGAAGTATTCAAACAGATGCTAATATTAAAACTCAAGATAGGTTGGAAATTATTTTTAATGAATTAAATGCAATTATAAAGCAATATAAACCTACTGAAGTCGTCTACGAAAAATTATTTCATGAGAAAAATACAAAGACGTTTATAAACGTTAGTCAAGCAAGAGGTGTTGAAATACTTGCTGCTAAGGTAAATAATTTGGAAATATATGAATATACTCCTTTACAAATAAAGACAGCATTAACTGGATATGGACGAGCTGTAAAAAAACAAGTTCAAGAAAGTGTTAAGAGAATTTTAAATCTTAAGGATATTCCAAAACCTGATGATGCAGCAGATGCATTAGCTATAGCGATATGTCATAGTTTTAGTGGTAAACTTAAAGATTTATATAAAATGGAGTAG
- the yajC gene encoding preprotein translocase subunit YajC encodes MSNLLLAAQQPQGQLFSSIFMFALIGIAFYFLLIRPQKKQQQEFKQAMSALKVGDIVVTRSGAKGKVIEVKDETFIIETGNNNTQIEYLKQALSHIVSYDKESSVNNSNSQFANVPVGDFSYGNDKRFLDKIEELKAKKDQDRKYDLLLEDVYEFIVVENDTEVISIQNKFRLDEERANKIVEDLEYLGVLSNLDLGKRRVLIDPRN; translated from the coding sequence ATGTCAAATTTATTATTAGCAGCTCAACAACCACAAGGACAACTATTTTCATCAATTTTTATGTTTGCATTGATTGGTATAGCTTTTTACTTTTTACTAATAAGACCGCAAAAGAAACAACAACAAGAATTTAAACAGGCTATGAGTGCATTAAAAGTTGGTGATATAGTAGTAACAAGATCAGGTGCAAAAGGTAAGGTTATAGAAGTTAAAGATGAAACATTTATTATTGAGACCGGAAATAATAATACACAAATTGAATATTTAAAACAGGCACTGAGCCATATTGTATCATATGATAAAGAAAGTAGTGTTAATAATTCGAACTCACAATTTGCAAATGTTCCTGTTGGCGATTTTTCTTATGGCAATGATAAGAGATTTTTAGATAAAATTGAAGAGTTAAAAGCTAAAAAAGATCAAGATAGAAAATATGACTTATTACTTGAAGATGTATATGAGTTTATTGTTGTTGAAAATGATACAGAGGTTATTTCCATACAAAATAAATTTAGACTTGATGAAGAAAGAGCAAATAAAATAGTAGAAGATTTAGAATATTTAGGAGTGTTAAGTAATCTGGATTTAGGAAAAAGAAGAGTGTTAATAGATCCAAGAAATTAG
- the ruvA gene encoding Holliday junction branch migration protein RuvA, which produces MFSYLIGEVKILREDYIVLETNNIGYKIFMSQKNISTLIKNNTYKIYTEFVVRDDAVLLYGFENFDDLEMFLNLKQVSGIGPKAALSILSTLTVYEIELAIIGNDINTISKAPGIGKKSASRIILELSDKIDIEKINNIPTISNPKVNIQNSGDYDFAIEALMNLGYTKMDAENSLKGLNIENMDLSDIVKAALKRM; this is translated from the coding sequence ATGTTTTCATATTTGATTGGTGAAGTAAAAATATTAAGAGAAGATTATATTGTATTAGAAACGAATAATATCGGCTATAAAATATTTATGTCGCAAAAAAACATTTCTACATTGATCAAAAATAATACATATAAGATTTATACAGAATTTGTTGTGAGAGATGATGCTGTATTATTGTATGGTTTTGAAAATTTTGATGATTTAGAAATGTTTTTAAATTTAAAACAGGTATCTGGAATTGGACCAAAGGCTGCGTTGTCTATTTTGTCCACTCTAACTGTATATGAGATAGAATTAGCTATAATAGGTAATGATATTAATACTATATCAAAAGCCCCCGGAATTGGTAAAAAGAGTGCAAGCAGGATTATTTTAGAATTATCTGATAAAATAGATATAGAAAAAATAAACAATATTCCAACAATTTCTAATCCAAAAGTAAATATTCAAAATTCCGGAGATTATGACTTTGCGATTGAAGCATTAATGAATTTAGGATATACAAAAATGGATGCTGAAAATTCATTAAAGGGATTAAATATTGAAAATATGGATTTATCAGATATTGTAAAGGCTGCGTTAAAGAGGATGTAA
- a CDS encoding HIT family protein: protein MCLICERIKMIEDGTNPYFVKELNTGYVVLGDHQYFKGNTIFICKYHKNEIFELDRDYKIKYLEEMSIVAEAVSNAFQCEKMNYELLGNGDSHLHWHLFPRNNGDLGEYGHNGKGPVWWIPMEKMYDDSNRPTDMELDKMKQKLLFELNKLI from the coding sequence ATGTGTCTTATTTGTGAAAGAATAAAAATGATTGAAGATGGTACAAATCCATATTTTGTTAAAGAGTTGAATACTGGATATGTAGTTTTAGGTGATCATCAATATTTTAAGGGGAATACGATTTTTATTTGTAAATATCATAAAAATGAAATTTTTGAATTAGATAGGGATTATAAAATCAAGTATTTAGAGGAAATGTCTATAGTTGCAGAAGCTGTTTCTAATGCTTTTCAATGCGAAAAAATGAATTATGAATTGCTTGGAAATGGTGATTCTCATTTACATTGGCACCTTTTTCCAAGAAATAATGGTGATTTAGGAGAATACGGACACAATGGAAAAGGTCCAGTATGGTGGATTCCGATGGAAAAAATGTATGATGATTCAAATCGACCAACAGATATGGAACTAGATAAAATGAAACAAAAGTTATTATTTGAATTAAATAAATTAATTTGA
- a CDS encoding helix-turn-helix transcriptional regulator, with protein MNEKLKLKNRLKSIRNEKKITQQNLADMVGVSRNTISSIETGEFCPTSRLALILCIALDKKFEDIFYFDLE; from the coding sequence ATGAATGAGAAATTAAAGTTAAAAAATAGACTTAAAAGTATAAGAAATGAAAAAAAAATTACTCAACAAAATTTGGCTGATATGGTTGGAGTTTCAAGGAATACCATTAGTTCAATAGAAACCGGTGAATTTTGTCCTACATCCAGACTTGCATTAATATTGTGTATTGCATTGGATAAAAAGTTTGAAGATATATTTTATTTTGACTTAGAATAA
- a CDS encoding L-lactate dehydrogenase: MKKNKIILVGDGAVGSSFAFACTILGVGRELGIIDLNADKAEGDAMDLSDALAFTASKDIYKATYEDCHDADIVVITAGIPQKPGETRLQLVDKNLKIFKDIVTSVVGSGFNGIFLVASNPVDVMTYATWKYSGFNANRVIGTGTVLDSNRLRKEIAEITKVDPKSIHAYIMGEHGDSEFPVWSHANIGGLPIAEWTKHNQVDEETLLQSFDKVRDAAYEIINRKGATFYGIAVAMAKIAQAILNNENSIYSVSSYLRGEYGQEDLYIGVPAIINSNGVKNVLEISLNDNEQERMNASAKTLRDIIEKSFYKK; encoded by the coding sequence ATGAAAAAAAATAAAATTATATTGGTAGGAGATGGTGCTGTTGGTTCAAGTTTTGCATTTGCTTGTACAATTTTAGGAGTAGGTAGAGAATTGGGTATTATAGATCTGAATGCCGATAAGGCTGAAGGTGATGCGATGGATTTATCCGATGCTTTAGCATTTACTGCATCAAAAGATATTTATAAGGCGACATATGAAGATTGTCATGATGCTGATATAGTTGTTATTACAGCGGGTATTCCACAAAAGCCTGGTGAAACAAGATTGCAATTAGTTGATAAAAACTTAAAGATTTTTAAGGATATTGTAACAAGTGTAGTAGGTTCTGGATTTAATGGTATATTTTTAGTAGCAAGTAATCCTGTTGATGTTATGACATATGCTACATGGAAATATTCAGGATTTAATGCAAATAGAGTAATTGGTACAGGTACAGTTTTAGATTCAAATAGATTAAGAAAAGAAATAGCTGAAATTACAAAAGTAGATCCTAAGTCAATTCATGCATACATTATGGGTGAACATGGAGATAGTGAATTTCCGGTATGGTCACATGCAAATATTGGTGGATTACCAATAGCTGAATGGACAAAACATAATCAAGTTGATGAAGAAACATTACTACAATCATTTGACAAGGTAAGAGATGCGGCGTATGAAATTATAAATCGAAAAGGTGCTACATTTTATGGAATAGCAGTAGCTATGGCCAAAATTGCTCAAGCTATTTTAAATAATGAAAATAGTATATATTCCGTATCATCATATTTAAGGGGAGAATATGGACAAGAAGACTTATATATTGGAGTGCCAGCAATTATAAATTCAAATGGTGTGAAAAATGTTTTAGAAATTTCATTAAATGATAATGAACAGGAAAGAATGAATGCATCTGCAAAAACATTAAGAGATATTATTGAAAAAAGTTTTTATAAAAAATAA
- the ruvB gene encoding Holliday junction branch migration DNA helicase RuvB, whose product MSENRIVGSSLLNDEEKSEYSLRPRWLREYIGQNKIKDKLKVFIEAAKKRNDALDHVLLQGPPGLGKTTLSQIIANELGVKVKVTSGPAISRPGDLASILTNLDKNDVLFIDEIHRINKTVEEVLYSAMEDFALDIIVGKGPSAQSLRIDLEKFTLIGATTKAGMLSSPLRDRFGVLLELDLYDENDLSHIIERSADILNVGIDKESAKEIGRRSRGTPRIANRLLKRVRDYAQIKGDGSIDLKTAKKSLDFLEVDSMGLDKLDKKIVTIIAENFDGGPVGIDTIAAATGQESVTIEDVYEPYLLQIGFLNRTSRGRVLSKKAYDHFGITYKED is encoded by the coding sequence ATGTCAGAAAATAGGATAGTAGGTTCGAGTTTATTGAATGATGAAGAAAAAAGTGAATATTCTTTAAGACCTAGATGGCTTCGTGAATACATAGGGCAGAATAAAATAAAGGATAAACTTAAAGTATTTATTGAGGCGGCAAAAAAAAGAAATGATGCATTAGATCATGTATTGTTACAAGGACCTCCAGGTTTAGGTAAAACTACTTTGTCGCAAATTATTGCAAATGAATTGGGTGTAAAGGTTAAAGTTACTTCAGGACCTGCAATTTCAAGACCTGGAGATCTTGCAAGTATTTTAACTAATTTAGATAAAAATGATGTACTTTTTATTGATGAAATTCATAGAATTAATAAAACTGTTGAGGAAGTTTTATATTCTGCAATGGAGGATTTTGCATTAGATATTATCGTGGGTAAAGGACCTTCAGCACAAAGCTTGAGAATTGATTTAGAAAAATTTACTCTCATAGGAGCTACAACTAAAGCAGGTATGCTTTCATCTCCATTAAGGGATAGATTTGGTGTATTACTTGAATTAGATTTATATGATGAAAATGATTTGTCTCATATTATTGAGAGATCAGCAGATATATTAAATGTAGGTATAGATAAAGAATCCGCTAAAGAAATAGGGAGACGTTCAAGAGGCACACCAAGAATAGCAAACAGATTATTAAAAAGAGTTAGAGACTACGCTCAAATTAAGGGCGATGGAAGTATAGATTTAAAAACCGCAAAAAAATCATTAGACTTTTTAGAAGTTGACAGTATGGGATTAGATAAACTTGATAAAAAAATAGTTACAATAATAGCTGAAAACTTTGATGGAGGACCGGTAGGTATTGATACTATTGCTGCTGCGACAGGACAAGAATCTGTCACTATAGAAGATGTTTATGAACCATATTTACTACAAATAGGTTTTTTAAATAGAACATCTAGAGGTAGGGTGCTTTCTAAAAAAGCGTATGATCATTTTGGGATTACATATAAGGAAGATTAA
- a CDS encoding histidine phosphatase family protein translates to MSNIYFVRHAQPNFNNHDEVNRELSDKGLKDREKIVNFFSNIKIDKIYSSPYKRTIDTIKLCSIDKNLKIILIDDFRERKIGEWVENFNEFSIKQWEDFNYKLENGESLLQVQKRNIQALKNLINNDYNYNIIISGHGTSISTIINYFDKKFDINEFNKIKNKMPFILKFEFNDLGKFLNYKFIDLED, encoded by the coding sequence TTGAGTAATATATATTTTGTAAGACATGCTCAGCCAAATTTTAATAATCATGATGAAGTTAATAGAGAATTAAGTGATAAAGGTCTAAAAGATAGAGAAAAAATTGTAAATTTTTTTAGTAATATAAAAATTGATAAAATTTATTCCAGCCCATATAAAAGAACTATAGATACAATTAAATTATGTAGTATAGATAAAAATTTGAAAATAATTTTAATTGATGATTTTAGGGAGCGAAAAATTGGTGAATGGGTTGAAAACTTTAATGAATTTTCAATTAAGCAATGGGAAGATTTTAATTATAAGTTAGAAAATGGAGAAAGTTTGCTTCAAGTTCAGAAAAGAAATATACAAGCGTTGAAAAATCTAATTAATAATGATTATAATTATAATATAATTATTTCGGGGCATGGGACATCTATAAGTACCATTATAAATTATTTTGATAAAAAATTTGATATAAATGAATTTAATAAAATTAAAAATAAAATGCCTTTTATTTTAAAGTTTGAGTTTAATGACTTAGGAAAATTTTTAAACTATAAATTTATAGATTTGGAGGATTAA
- a CDS encoding TIGR02328 family protein, whose translation MRLWHEEIINKLPRQQLLGQHRECCALRGNGWGKPHSTVNYVFNYNPYKLYQYHILIMNEMEKRGYKPDNIWRNSNYRGKTCAPYYSVEEIELTKPLYPEHDDEYLKECIENLFEKGIEI comes from the coding sequence ATGAGACTATGGCATGAAGAAATTATTAATAAACTACCCAGACAACAACTATTAGGACAACATAGAGAATGCTGTGCACTTAGAGGTAATGGCTGGGGAAAACCACATTCAACTGTAAATTATGTTTTTAACTATAATCCTTACAAATTATATCAATATCACATTTTGATAATGAATGAAATGGAAAAAAGAGGTTATAAACCTGATAATATTTGGAGAAATTCAAATTATAGAGGAAAAACATGTGCTCCATATTATAGTGTTGAAGAAATTGAATTAACGAAACCCTTATATCCTGAACATGATGATGAATATTTGAAAGAGTGTATTGAAAACTTATTTGAAAAAGGGATAGAAATTTAG